A section of the Neofelis nebulosa isolate mNeoNeb1 chromosome 12, mNeoNeb1.pri, whole genome shotgun sequence genome encodes:
- the LOC131490890 gene encoding procathepsin L isoform X1, translating to MHPLLFLAALCLGVASAAPQLYQNLDARWCQWKATHGKLYGMDEVWRRAVWERNMKMIEQHNREHSQGKHTFTMAMNAFGDMTNEEFRQVMNGLKIQKRKKWKVFHAPFFVEIPSSVDWREKGYVTPVKDQGYCLCCWAFSATGALEGQMFRKTGRLVSLSEQNLVDCSQTEGNEGCNGGLMNNAFQYVKDNGGLDSEESYPYHAQGDSCKYRPENSVANVTDYWDVPSKENELMITLAAVGPISAAIDASLDTFRFYKEGIYYDPSCSSEDVDHSVLVVGYGADGTETENKKYWIIKNSWGTDWGMDGYIKMAKDRDNHCGIASLASFPTV from the exons ATGCATCCTTTACTCTTCCTGGCTGCCCTTTGCTTGGGGGTAGCCTCAGCTGCTCCACAGCTCTATCAGAACTTAGATGCACGATGGTGCCAGTGGAAGGCAACACATGGGAAACTCTATGGCATG GATGAAGTATGGAGGAGAGCAGTGTGGGAGAGGAATATGAAAATGATTGAACAGCACAATCGGGAACACAGTCAAGGGAAACACACCTTCACAATGGCAATGAATGCCTTTGGTGACATG aCCAATGAAGAATTCAGGCAGGTGATGAATGGCCTTAAAATCCAGAAGCGCAAGAAGTGGAAAGTGTTCCATGCACCTTTCTTTGTTGAGATCCCCTCATCTGTGgactggagagagaaaggctaTGTAACTCCTGTGAAGGATCAG gGTTATTGTCTTTGTTGTTGGGCTTTTAGTGCAACTGGTGCCCTTGAAGGACAGATGTTCCGGAAAACTGGCAGACTTGTTTCACTGAGTGAGCAGAACCTGGTGGACTGCTCTCAGACTGAAGGCAATGAGGGTTGCAATGGTGGCCTAATGAATAATGCCTTCCAGTATGTTAAGGACAACGGAGGCCTGGACTCAGAGGAATCCTATCCATATCATGCACAG GGAGACTCCTGCAAATACAGGCCTGAGAACTCTGTTGCCAATGTCACTGACTACTGGGACGTCCCTAGTAAGGAGAATGAACTTATGATCACATTGGCAGCTGTGGGGCCCATCTCTGCTGCTATAGATGCAAGCCTGGATACCTTCCGCTTCTATAAAGAAG GCATTTATTATGATCCAAGCTGTAGCAGTGAAGACGTGGATCACAGTGTTCTGGTGGTTGGCTATGGTGCTGatggaacagagacagagaacaaaaaatACTGGATTATCAAAAACAG CTGGGGTACTGACTGGGGCATGGATGGCTACATAAAGATGGCCAAAGACCGGGACAACCATTGTGGAATTGCCTCTTTGGCCAGCTTTCCTACCGTGTGA
- the LOC131490890 gene encoding procathepsin L isoform X3: protein MHPLLFLAALCLGVASAAPQLYQNLDARWCQWKATHGKLYGMNDEVWRRAVWERNMKMIEQHNREHSQGKHTFTMAMNAFGDMTNEEFRQVMNGLKIQKRKKWKVFHAPFFVEIPSSVDWREKGYVTPVKDQGYCLCCWAFSATGALEGQMFRKTGRLVSLSEQNLVDCSQTEGNEGCNGGLMNNAFQYVKDNGGLDSEESYPYHAQGDSCKYRPENSVANVTDYWDVPSKENELMITLAAVGPISAAIDASLDTFRFYKEGIYYDPSCSSEDVDHSVLVVGYGADGTETENKKYWIIKNSWGTDWGMDGYIKMAKDRDNHCGIASLASFPTV, encoded by the exons ATGCATCCTTTACTCTTCCTGGCTGCCCTTTGCTTGGGGGTAGCCTCAGCTGCTCCACAGCTCTATCAGAACTTAGATGCACGATGGTGCCAGTGGAAGGCAACACATGGGAAACTCTATGGCATG AAT GATGAAGTATGGAGGAGAGCAGTGTGGGAGAGGAATATGAAAATGATTGAACAGCACAATCGGGAACACAGTCAAGGGAAACACACCTTCACAATGGCAATGAATGCCTTTGGTGACATG aCCAATGAAGAATTCAGGCAGGTGATGAATGGCCTTAAAATCCAGAAGCGCAAGAAGTGGAAAGTGTTCCATGCACCTTTCTTTGTTGAGATCCCCTCATCTGTGgactggagagagaaaggctaTGTAACTCCTGTGAAGGATCAG gGTTATTGTCTTTGTTGTTGGGCTTTTAGTGCAACTGGTGCCCTTGAAGGACAGATGTTCCGGAAAACTGGCAGACTTGTTTCACTGAGTGAGCAGAACCTGGTGGACTGCTCTCAGACTGAAGGCAATGAGGGTTGCAATGGTGGCCTAATGAATAATGCCTTCCAGTATGTTAAGGACAACGGAGGCCTGGACTCAGAGGAATCCTATCCATATCATGCACAG GGAGACTCCTGCAAATACAGGCCTGAGAACTCTGTTGCCAATGTCACTGACTACTGGGACGTCCCTAGTAAGGAGAATGAACTTATGATCACATTGGCAGCTGTGGGGCCCATCTCTGCTGCTATAGATGCAAGCCTGGATACCTTCCGCTTCTATAAAGAAG GCATTTATTATGATCCAAGCTGTAGCAGTGAAGACGTGGATCACAGTGTTCTGGTGGTTGGCTATGGTGCTGatggaacagagacagagaacaaaaaatACTGGATTATCAAAAACAG CTGGGGTACTGACTGGGGCATGGATGGCTACATAAAGATGGCCAAAGACCGGGACAACCATTGTGGAATTGCCTCTTTGGCCAGCTTTCCTACCGTGTGA
- the LOC131490890 gene encoding procathepsin L isoform X4, producing the protein MHPLLFLAALCLGVASAAPQLYQNLDARWCQWKATHGKLYGMNDEVWRRAVWERNMKMIEQHNREHSQGKHTFTMAMNAFGDMTNEEFRQVMNGLKIQKRKKWKVFHAPFFVEIPSSVDWREKGYVTPVKDQGYCLCCWAFSATGALEGQMFRKTGRLVSLSEQNLVDCSQTEGNEGCNGGLMNNAFQYVKDNGGLDSEESYPYHAQGDSCKYRPENSVANVTDYWDVPSKENELMITLAAVGPISAAIDASLDTFRFYKEAGVLTGAWMAT; encoded by the exons ATGCATCCTTTACTCTTCCTGGCTGCCCTTTGCTTGGGGGTAGCCTCAGCTGCTCCACAGCTCTATCAGAACTTAGATGCACGATGGTGCCAGTGGAAGGCAACACATGGGAAACTCTATGGCATG AAT GATGAAGTATGGAGGAGAGCAGTGTGGGAGAGGAATATGAAAATGATTGAACAGCACAATCGGGAACACAGTCAAGGGAAACACACCTTCACAATGGCAATGAATGCCTTTGGTGACATG aCCAATGAAGAATTCAGGCAGGTGATGAATGGCCTTAAAATCCAGAAGCGCAAGAAGTGGAAAGTGTTCCATGCACCTTTCTTTGTTGAGATCCCCTCATCTGTGgactggagagagaaaggctaTGTAACTCCTGTGAAGGATCAG gGTTATTGTCTTTGTTGTTGGGCTTTTAGTGCAACTGGTGCCCTTGAAGGACAGATGTTCCGGAAAACTGGCAGACTTGTTTCACTGAGTGAGCAGAACCTGGTGGACTGCTCTCAGACTGAAGGCAATGAGGGTTGCAATGGTGGCCTAATGAATAATGCCTTCCAGTATGTTAAGGACAACGGAGGCCTGGACTCAGAGGAATCCTATCCATATCATGCACAG GGAGACTCCTGCAAATACAGGCCTGAGAACTCTGTTGCCAATGTCACTGACTACTGGGACGTCCCTAGTAAGGAGAATGAACTTATGATCACATTGGCAGCTGTGGGGCCCATCTCTGCTGCTATAGATGCAAGCCTGGATACCTTCCGCTTCTATAAAGAAG CTGGGGTACTGACTGGGGCATGGATGGCTACATAA
- the LOC131490890 gene encoding procathepsin L isoform X2, protein MHPLLFLAALCLGVASAAPQLYQNLDARWCQWKATHGKLYGMDEVWRRAVWERNMKMIEQHNREHSQGKHTFTMAMNAFGDMTNEEFRQVMNGLKIQKRKKWKVFHAPFFVEIPSSVDWREKGYVTPGYCLCCWAFSATGALEGQMFRKTGRLVSLSEQNLVDCSQTEGNEGCNGGLMNNAFQYVKDNGGLDSEESYPYHAQGDSCKYRPENSVANVTDYWDVPSKENELMITLAAVGPISAAIDASLDTFRFYKEGIYYDPSCSSEDVDHSVLVVGYGADGTETENKKYWIIKNSWGTDWGMDGYIKMAKDRDNHCGIASLASFPTV, encoded by the exons ATGCATCCTTTACTCTTCCTGGCTGCCCTTTGCTTGGGGGTAGCCTCAGCTGCTCCACAGCTCTATCAGAACTTAGATGCACGATGGTGCCAGTGGAAGGCAACACATGGGAAACTCTATGGCATG GATGAAGTATGGAGGAGAGCAGTGTGGGAGAGGAATATGAAAATGATTGAACAGCACAATCGGGAACACAGTCAAGGGAAACACACCTTCACAATGGCAATGAATGCCTTTGGTGACATG aCCAATGAAGAATTCAGGCAGGTGATGAATGGCCTTAAAATCCAGAAGCGCAAGAAGTGGAAAGTGTTCCATGCACCTTTCTTTGTTGAGATCCCCTCATCTGTGgactggagagagaaaggctaTGTAACTCCT gGTTATTGTCTTTGTTGTTGGGCTTTTAGTGCAACTGGTGCCCTTGAAGGACAGATGTTCCGGAAAACTGGCAGACTTGTTTCACTGAGTGAGCAGAACCTGGTGGACTGCTCTCAGACTGAAGGCAATGAGGGTTGCAATGGTGGCCTAATGAATAATGCCTTCCAGTATGTTAAGGACAACGGAGGCCTGGACTCAGAGGAATCCTATCCATATCATGCACAG GGAGACTCCTGCAAATACAGGCCTGAGAACTCTGTTGCCAATGTCACTGACTACTGGGACGTCCCTAGTAAGGAGAATGAACTTATGATCACATTGGCAGCTGTGGGGCCCATCTCTGCTGCTATAGATGCAAGCCTGGATACCTTCCGCTTCTATAAAGAAG GCATTTATTATGATCCAAGCTGTAGCAGTGAAGACGTGGATCACAGTGTTCTGGTGGTTGGCTATGGTGCTGatggaacagagacagagaacaaaaaatACTGGATTATCAAAAACAG CTGGGGTACTGACTGGGGCATGGATGGCTACATAAAGATGGCCAAAGACCGGGACAACCATTGTGGAATTGCCTCTTTGGCCAGCTTTCCTACCGTGTGA